A window of Glycine soja cultivar W05 chromosome 2, ASM419377v2, whole genome shotgun sequence genomic DNA:
GGAAAGAGGCTAATAACTCTAATGGCAATGGCATCATCAAGTTGTCTCCAAATAATTTGATACTTAGTGGTAAATTCAGTTGTTCTATTTGGTAGGAATGATTTCCCATCCAATAAGTCCTTGTACGGACATATGAGATCCCATTCTGATAGGAACTGGAAGGGCATTCATTCTCCTCTATTTTCTTCTCTCCTTAATCATAGGCATAGTTCTCACTCTGAATCATCTACGGATGAGATGAGAACAAAGGTAAAGGTTGTTTCAAATCAGATGAAGAGCCTGCTATTGATCCATCAATACATTTGCAAATGCAACCAAGATGGCATAATACCAATAACAAAGATGGGGAACGCCTGGTGAACTACCTCAAGTGGAATGTTGTGTGAAGAATGTGAAAGGAGGGCCGAGAAGTATGATCATTGAAGATATTCCTAATACTAGTGGGTTAAAAGATCATGTTAGTCACTATGATGCATCAAATGTGTTGAAGAAGAGAAAGCTGATAGTGAAATTGAAGAATCCATGTTTAGAATTCAAAGATGAGAAGCCGGATACCTACCAATGACATATAGAAGATAATGTGTTGCTAATACTCCTCTAATTGAGTCATTATAGATTAGTGTACAAGGATGATTGtaccatattttttaatttgccaaatcaattttttaatgtgCATTTCTTTTTCAATCGAGTATTATTGagcaatttgattaaaaaaatagttactcTTGCAAGGTATTGAGTTAGCAGTGATCCAaggaatatttatttttatttagtacaTTCCAAGTCCGAGTGATAACATTCTATCAGCCCCTCAACAAGAATAATACTTTCTTGACACTGAAGTAGTAGAATTCTGCTATGCTATGCTGTTACCTTTTTGTTCAAGAGTGATATGTCGATTCAAGGGGTGTTTAGGCATAGGATTTCAAGAACACTAGTCACCAGATACGATTTAATAATTTGATTGATGATGTCGGAGAACATAGATTTTGCTAAAATCCAATAAttagttatcatttttttatacatatgaaTTAAACACAATATGTATTGGATTTACAACACTCACACATCATACTCAATCAACTGAacataaattttgttaaaatccAGTAATTAGTTATCATTTTGtgaaataaaaaccaataataTTCATCACTTATGAATTAAGGCAGAGAGTGATCAACATTAGCTAATCTTACCATCATATTAAAGAGGAATTAAGATAGATTGACACAAACTGATAATGTGTAAATAATGCACATAGGTATAACTTTCAAACTAGTTTTTCACATGAAAATTACTCAAACTAAAAAACTGTTCACACACTGTATATTCTTCCGCCCCTCCAAGATAAAAGTTTCTAGCTCCACCAAAAGATGAGCATCTTTCACCACCTTTCTGATACACCTTGGTGCAGAAGATTTTCTGTTCTGTTTCTCTTTTGCTTCCACTACAAGTTAtgtcacaatttttttcttctaacttCTGTTTCGGTTTTGGGTCCCTCTCATTCCCAttgtttctgttttctttttgttcatcttGCCAGTGTTGGCTTCTTTGTGTTTGACTTTCCATATGCTTAATACTATtgtctttttcttccatgttcaGTTGATCAGGAGTTAAGAACCCTTCCTCATCATGGAGGCTCTTTAGGGTATGTCCTTGTTCCTGGTTCATCTGATTATCTCCTCCTTGACCTATCATTTTTTTAGATGCTCAGTGAGGAGAAACATGCAATAAAACAAAGCATATGCTAATGCTAACCCACATGTGAAatgcaaaaatgaaaacaattaaaaatattgaagctGATAGATCACATGATTATGTTATGACTAGATGAGATGGCCTTAAATCTAAAAGTATTCAAGTACTTACTATTAGGGGAAGTCTCAGCGCTGAAGACGTAAAGATCATGTTCAGTTGAAGTGTCTGGTAGTGGTATACTGTCAGTGTATGTTTCATGGGTGCTACCGGGTTGTGTTTCTTGGGGGAGGTGTAGTGGTTCTCTTAAACGTAGAATTTTATTGAAACGCCTTACTCTTAAGATACCACAAGAAAGCTTCCGGAGGAAATACTCCTCATCATTCTTCATTTTCCTGTGACCACCCAGATGCATCTTAAATTAATGAGGTTGTAGTTAGATAATTCACTAAAATTGGGTTTTGATTTTACACTTGAAATAATTACATGGTTTGTTATCTTATTTCATTGTTTAATCAAAAGAAAGGTATATTTGTAGTTACCTACACCCTGCAGTTATTTCAAGCTCCTAAATATGAGAATGTTGCACTACATGTATGGCTTTATATAGATTTGGGTTTGACCGGTGtataattaagaatttttttataactaggTTATTTGATAAACTAGCACAAATACCCATAACTAAATGCAAACACCCAAATTTGACTTCACCTACGATAGACTGATTCATAAGTTAAATATCATTCTGTCttttttcttgtgttcaatgtGTACTTCAATTTAAGTAGTTGTATTGTCAAGGCATAACTTGCTAGTGCTTGAGTGGGTAGCCTGAATGGTTATCTTGGAGTACAGTTGAGATTTATATTGATATATAAAGAGATTTTGACTGAAACAAATTGTATGTCAGAATTATGTTGTGATCTTGCTGTAAGTTAGAAAGAGAATACttgaaattaacaaaaatcaaaatttgcaaaatctaatttattatttaggttcaatttgatcctctaatttttaaaatcaatagtCTTCAGATGAAGGGTTTCAAAAGAATTATATCATTTTTGCATGCCTAGTTAGTTTATAATTTGACATGTTTTGGACTTGGTAGTCCATCCATGAGACTAAAGATAATTCAGATAATCCGTTTAATTTCATCTGACCTGTCCAGTATGAGCCAGTTTGCCTTTAGCTTCATGGCTGATTTCAATGCAACTGTCTTTAGTGATGACCCTGTAATTGTTTCTATCTTAAATCCAACCTGAAAATAAGATGTGCAAAGTTTCATAAGATGCAAAAAACAATGGGTTTATAGTTTTTCTTCTCTAGTTCTCTTGAAATGATTTATTGTCTTGAGAGAAACATGTGTGGTAGAAGTATAgaggaataaataaaataagagctTAAATCATTGAATGCtttcatcaattatttttatttattagatgtTAATTGTACTTTTGAGAAACAatgttaaaagaaatactaatttTGGAGAAGCATTGTTTCCAAATTATTGTTTATGTTTAGCTTAAATCATTGAATGTTAATTGTACTTTGGAGAAGCAGATGTGTGGATTATTCAAGACCTATACTTGATAAACAGAAATAGTGTATGTGttgaaaaaagtaaaacatgAAAACAGAACAACAACATGGAAGCTACATCACCGCAGTCATACGTGACATGCAGCCTGGTTTTTCATATATTATGAAGCTATCATATTAGTTTTAACATCACCATTATGTATGTTGTTGATCTAATATGACAGCTTCATAATATATGAAAAACCAGGCCGCATGTCGCATATGATTGCAGTAATGTTGTTCCATGTTGTTGTTctgttttcataatttttcttttttcaacatggtatcagagcctcaTTGATCTTTCGGGTCTGTGAGGTAGAGAAAATCAGAGTTAATGAGGGAGTGTAAATAAACCCTTATGAAAAAAAAGGCTGCTAGTCGTTTTTGACAGCAGAGCCTCATTGATCTTTCGGGTCTGTGAGGTAGACAAAATCAAAGTTAATGCGAGAGTGCAAACTGAGGTCAGATTTGGATCAGTTTTGCTCTACCCATATGCCATGGTGTTGATTACATATTGGCAGTTCAAATGCTTATATCAAAAGAGGTTGCATGTCACCATATGACAACAGTATGATATCCTCATTTATGCCAAACATAATGCTCATATAATGCCATGGAATTGAAGTTGCAAGGAAATGTCGATGTTTGAGGGTGAAGATCAGCTTGAAGTAttgaagaaaaatctcaaggaGGAGCAATGGAAATATCTTGCACTGCCAACAGTATGTTTGATATACTATTACTTTAGAAAATTGTACTTTTGATCTACAATAATTTGGAGAAATACTTGTCGGTTCACAGCCTGCAACTGCAAGTTGTAGAAGAGTGTTGCCTATCTATAATTTATTAGTGTTTTAAAGTCATAACCATAATATTGTCAACCGTGGAATGGTTTTCTTTTCATGCTAGGAGTGGAGGGATTCTTTATAATTGGGTAAAtctcaaatatataaaactCATGATTTTTCCTTGTAGGCAATACAAGTAAATTTTGTCACTGGTTTCTATCAAAACGTAAAATTGTTTACCTGGAGTTTTATCAATTGCAATGATGAGAATAATAGAAACAAGGAGATCTGTTTTTTGTCTTCTTCTCCAGCTCTTATTTTGTATATTGTTTTACTTTGTCATCTtattacaatttatacaagttcacaAGCAAAAAAATGGCTGACTGTTTAATGCATAGTCATCATTCatgtacacacacacacacacacacacacacacataacaaAGATTAAGCTTAGGGTCGcatagaaatgaaagaaaagggATAGGAATACATAAAAGTTGAAATTTGGAAACAAATGTTCtcaaaaacatctttttagtcTAATTATCTCTTTTAAATATGTAGTAGTTAATATGCAAGTCATATTTGATGTTTTCTAATGGTCACATAACATAGTAAAGCtcataatgaaaacaaaaatggagAAATGTTATTAACTAGTATTTGTATGACCTTTTCTGATTTGTATAGTTCAGAAATCTGAGCAAGCTCCGGATTGTTAAGATACTCTTCCTTCTTCCTTGCAGCTTGTGCCTCAATCATCTTCTGGTTAGCTCCAAACATTAACCTGCTGTCCACACTGCTTTTGTAACCCACTACAACAAAAAAAGGTGTAAAGGGAACCAAAAATTGGATTGATTAGTGAAATTAATATTGTTCTTTGATTTTCCGTTTTCTTTCTTCCtaaaatgattttgagaagATAAATAAAGTAAGCGTGTAtttcatttctattttctaaaacttattttagtttttaaattacaaCTAAACAAAGTCGTTCATACAGGGAAACAGCTGGTAGTAAGTGATGCAAGGCATGCACAAAAAAGAGTGAAGAATTGATGAAGAAGTTGAACAagatgaaaatagaagaatatgAGAAAACATCTCTTGAGTTGTTTTTGGATTTTAAAACACTTGTTTtggaaacaattttcaaaacttgATAGATATTGGATAAGAAATTGATTGTTGAGTAGTGTAGAATTGTTCTagcaaacaaattttaaaactcaAGAAGCAAGATGACTTACTAGGAGTAATAACCTGGTGCATGACTGCAATTAGTGTGAGCATATCTCCTGGCACAAGTAACAAGCCATGTAGAGACCATTCAAAGATTTTAACATTTATTTCTCTAGAAGCATCATGGATAACAACTACACTTTGCCCTTCCATGGCAATGACTTCAATATACCTTACTGAGGAACTCCAACTTTTTATTACAAAGTGGTTCAAGGAAATTTTGTGTAACAAAAATAAGTTCTAGCAGCTTAATAAAGTACGAGTTTCCCAACGAGACAGTGTGTGTGTCCAAAGTGATTTTGTCATTGAGTGATAATATCTTAAGATAGCATTTCTTGCGCTTATCAAGTATCCTAAGTAACCccttaaaaatgattattcatGATTGGCCTTAATGGTTTAGCTTTGGCAAAATCTAAGCTCATTGCCCTAAACTATCCGATGAGAACGAATGATTTCCTGGTTAAGTAACGAAATTACCAAGCATTGCtctgtaaaatattattatttcattacttTTATTTGTTCTCTTTCAATCATTTTCTCATGGAGCTGCGACATATGGTACATGTTTTTTGAGAAACTAAAACAAACTTGTGATGACGTGTAGCCATAACGTAAAAAACAAATAGCGATATGTGAAGTGGGAACTCGTGATAAAAGAGCAACTGAAATTTGAGGTAGGGTGGCTGCACTATTGTGCAAAATTTGATTCTATAGCCGGAACATATGGACTATACCGTTTTATTGCTATGGATGAATTTAGCACTGATTTGATGCTAAACACAAAATCAGATTAAAGATTTGTTTGCTTCTCttggtgtgtttggtttgacgTTCCACAGTGATCATCAGCGTACGCCTATTTTGAAGCCTCTCAGATACTTTTCTTTCTGTTAAATCACCTTTAGAATTCGTGCTGCCAACAAACCAATACACAATTTGCACATTTATCAAAAACTACTATAAAAACTGAAAGTACTTTTTCTTTAAAGCagataatgaaatttttttaaatttctataacTCAATAAATTGTTTAACATAAATTCTAAGAGTACATGCATTAATGATTTACATaatctcaaataaataaaacatatacattcacaaatttatatttctaaataattaaataagtaaagTATCTGCCATATAATCTATGTCATGCATAAAAGTTTTAATATCTTATGCAACTCACAAAACATAATAAGCACGCAtttaattagataaatataaaaaattaacttaaagaaTACAGAAGTGGAGACTGATCTAGGGTTTGTGACTGTGCATGCTATAAATATCAATTATTGAGCATTGAAGGAgtctctctctttttcactCACTCACTCTGCACTCACCACTGCCACACTTCAATCGCACTAATGGCTGTCACCTTCTCAGATCTACACACCGAAGAGGGCATCAAATCCCTCGATCAATTCCTTTCTGGGAAAACCTATATTTCTGGGTAACACTTATAACATCAACTCAATgtcttatgaaaaaaaattgattttttactgtttttgaTATTTGGATTATTGAATCTGTATGTGGGTTTTCGAGTTCAGGGATCAGTTGACAAAGGATGATATTAAAGTGTATGCAGCTGTTGTTGAAAAGCCAGGGGACACTTTTCCTAATGCTGCCAAGTGGTACGATGCTGTCTCTTCTCAACTTGCTCCAAGGTTTGTTCCTCTCTCACTTCTTTTCCTATTCTTTTTTTCTGCTGCAAATcatagttttgtttttctttatttgaattgcaaattatgatttttgttaatttcaatttttatttgagtAGCTTTCCTGGCCACGCTCAAGGGGTAAGATTCAGTGGCGCTGCTGCTCCAGCTGAAGCTGCACCTGCCAAAGCGGTAtgcttttttcttaattttatattttgttgttaggtttttttaaaaatcgtttATGTTGAAAATGCATGTATATATCATTTAGTATTTGActtttttagtaatttagggCGCT
This region includes:
- the LOC114400872 gene encoding uncharacterized protein LOC114400872, whose product is MEGQSVVVIHDASREINVKIFEWSLHGLLLVPGDMLTLIAVMHQVITPMGYKSSVDSRLMFGANQKMIEAQAARKKEEYLNNPELAQISELYKSEKVGFKIETITGSSLKTVALKSAMKLKANWLILDRKMKNDEEYFLRKLSCGILRVRRFNKILRLREPLHLPQETQPGSTHETYTDSIPLPDTSTEHDLYVFSAETSPNSQGGDNQMNQEQGHTLKSLHDEEGFLTPDQLNMEEKDNSIKHMESQTQRSQHWQDEQKENRNNGNERDPKPKQKLEEKNCDITCSGSKRETEQKIFCTKVYQKGGERCSSFGGARNFYLGGAEEYTVCEQFFSLSNFHVKN